AGACAGATTCGCCCTCTCCTGAGGACTTGTAACCCTGGGATCCTTTACCCTCCGGAGATTCACTGCGCCAAACGGCGCGCATTTCTTTCTGGCAACGACATTGACgcagaaagtgaagaaggtCTTCCCATGCGACAAGCCACTAAGGAGGTCGTGTCTGAACTTAGACCAGAACCCCGGGGCGTCAAGGGACATTGAGGAAGATATGCAGTAAGGTGGATGCCAAAGGtaacagacagaaagacggaTATCAGTTTCATACCAGCGCATCGATCCTACATCAAAGAAGGGCGACCAACCAATCTCAGCAATGGGAGTCTTCCATGACTCTGACGAGACCCCGTAGCACTCCTGTAACGGATGACTGTTGGTCTGCGGCACGCTGGCCAGACAGGTGGTCAGAGATGGTAGAATGCCGACGTATCTGGTGACTCTCCGGTCTAGAGACATGTTCTTAAATAACGTGGGGGTGGATGGGTATGGTTTCTCAAGCCGAGAGACTGTTCGTTTCCTGAGCAGATAATGAGTATGTAGTCCCGGCGTGTGGCAGTCGGGTGTGCGCCGACGGTGTTCGCCCCGGGCTACTAATCGTGGACAAACCAGGGGAGGTGAGTGAGACCGTGCACAGTTTCGTTACAACCGTGGGAATCCCACTATCATAAAAAGAGCATGCATGTACGCTTGCCAGAGTATGAAAGCTCAGCATCCACCAACCCCGAACCCCAATTCCGGAGCGTTGTTGATGGAACCCTGGCGGCTTGCCACCTTTCTTGGTTTGCAGGTggcggaggaaggaaacgaacaaGGAAAACCCCGTCATGTGTGTAGAATAGCTAGGATTCACACCATACTGAAGCCCAACAGTAGCAATTGCACAGTAGGTCGGTTAACCGAGGTGAGACGAAACGGCTGAACTTGATCTCCTCCTGCCCCGAGACGGGAGCGGATGTAGCCATGTAACTCCCCAGCGTCATTCGTTGACCTGGGCAAGAGTTGCCAGGGTTGCTGTTGCTTTCCACAGCCTCTTCATCAATCCTGGGCAAGCCTCTAACCcaagacaagaaagcaaCAGGCATCTGCGTCTACAGCTAAAGTCACATCCGCTGTCGCACAACTGAGGCGGTAAGTGGACTGCCTGTCCTCACCGTCGGCGCCACCTAGTACAGAGCTACAAGCCGACACTGGGTGGATCTCGCCGGAGCGATCAAACTCGGCCAGCAGAGCCTGTGAATCTGCCCGTAAGTCGACTTGAATAGAAGGGCTGCTACCCCCAGTTCCCCCTTCTGCACTCATTTTGTCTTGAACCGGCAGCACGCAGAGAAATCAATGGTGTATGCCAAGTGACATTTGTACCCACAGCAGACGACTGCCTCAGCCCCCTATCCATGGTACAATTCACGGTTCATGCGCGTTAATTGACCTGAGGGGCTCTGTTaaacagaaagacaagagaccGAGGTGACCAGCCGTCTGTTTATGTGTCGTCGAATTCTACTCAGTTCCAGCTGTTTCACCAGGTCAGGCAGAACCAACAACAGAAAAGGCCAGCATTGTCGAAAGTGTCTTCCTGTAACTCATCATGCGGGTCAAACGAAAACGAATGTCCACGTCACAGTACACTCATAATGTCGCGGATCGTGTGGCAGCGTACATCCTTTTCATATTATGTTCGGTCGCGCATGAGTATAATTGATGCAGTGCTGCCACATCAACTAGAGACACAATTTTCCTCTTGTGGCTTAACAGGTCATCTGCGTATGCTGTCCATGTGTCGCCTTCAGGGTAGCCAAGAAAGGTCCATTTTATGTTTGCCTCGTTGTTGTCTTGCCCTTGAAGTATTTGTGTCTAGTGAAAGCATAGCTTCGTTAAAAGTCATGCTCTACACGCGTTCGGGTATCCTTGCTTTTATGTTCTCCTACACCCCGGTGACCTCATGTCTTAGACCATCCTCACTGTCTCGCACCTCCTTTACGTACGGCTTAATTGGGAAACGTCAAGTTCGGCTGCATCGAATCCGGCTGACATGCCGCCTCACTGAACACTCGTTGCTTCAGAGGTGTGTTGAATACGAACAAGTATTTTTGTGCTCGCGCGAACTGCCAGTCACGCTTACAACAGGGATTCCCCCTCAACGCGCCATAATAATTTGCGCACGGTTTGTATAACACAGAGCTGGCTGGTATTTGTTTCCTCTGAACAACCGAAAAACGATCTCAACATTTGGATGCAGGTGGCGTTAGAACGCAGACCGTGTGAAACGCAGAACCCAAGGAGGACTGACTAAATATTCCTGTTGCCCTTGGTTCGCGAATTGTGATCGTGTAGATCCACGGTTATCAGAAGCACAGCATGCAGTACATCCTGATTCACGCCTTTACCTGGTGCCCCATATCAAGCCTTTTTTGCCAGTGACTTTGACTGCTCCTTTGCCTCCTGCCCCCACGTGTACGCTAAGCGTGCAACACCATTAGCGACGCAAGTGGTCTTTGCCCGCCGGTGTTCCATTCTAGAGGTCATACTCAGTCACCTTCAAGCTCCATATTCTCGCCAGCTGGCAGTGGTGCATGTGCGTGAATCCTCCACGTCGTCACTCACGTCTCCTTCTGTGCATCCAGTATTTGTCGACGTTCGCGCACCAGCATCCTCACAcattcctcttctgtctctccgctgtcgccttgctgtttttcttctgcgccaCACTCTCCTTACATATGCTTACATATGCACGACGATCCTAGCCACTGGTACGTCTTGCCCCGCCTAGCCCCCTAACCTCCCGGACCCTGCTTAGACTGAATCCTGCATCTCCCGGCGGACCACGAGGAAACTCAGACTCCAGAATGTCGGAGCCTCCGGCGGAGGTGGAACAACGTCAGGATCCGCCCATATCGACGCACCAGAAGCTTGCTTCCACGCAGAGACTTGAATGATTGAGGCAACGGACATGCGTGGAGAAACGGATACGCCAGGTCCGCTAGCACATCCGGGGCATTCGAGATACGACGGTTGGCCTCAGTGTCGCGAAGTACTTTGTGTGTGCGTCTGTGTCGTTTTTCCAATTGGCATACGCCGCGGGATGCTGCGGTTTGGTGAGGAAGCGTCGGAGTTCGCCACGAGGCAGGAACACGGATCTTGCAGAGATAACCTCAGCGTGCTCTGTCCTCAAAAGTGCCATGATTCTTCAGAAGTGCGTAGGGTGTAGCTGGCTTATCGCAAACAATATCCTCTAGTGACAGGACGTGATCAGCAACCTAACACGCTCGCGACGAAATGTGTACTGAAAAAAACGTAGCACCTTACGAAGCGACTTGAGGACTTGTCGGAGCATTCCTTCGGCTAAGTAGTGGACTCATCGCCTTCTTGCTCCTCGTTCGTCTTGGTGACATCGGACACAACTGGCTGCACAGACTGAACCGGTGATGAAGCTTCAGAGGTCTCCTCGCCCGATGACGCCGAGGCGGCCGCCATGGATGCCCTGATGTCTGGTGCGTGATGGCCACTCGGGAGAGGATCCCATCTATTTCCCGGATTTTTAGCATTAGCCCTTCCTGTTTCTAAGTATAAATCGCGAAAGGTCTCGAAGCAAATTCGACTGTTGCTTAATTCTGTCCTACGGAGGGTTTCAAGCAGCTTGTTCGCGTCGTTAAGCTTCTGCTTCGTGACAGGGTCTGACGTTGACAAGGCGGCATCCACCAGATTCAGGCGTTCCTGCGCTCGCGTGTAGGCCGTCCAGGACATGAACGCAACTGCTTCTGCAAACAGTGCTACGTTGCGAGCATGTTGTCTCCGTGCCTCGTCTGCATCCGGTGGTGGGATCCACCATTTTTTTTCGATACCTGAGAGGGAAGATTCGGCAGCGGATTGCCACTCATATAGGCTGTCTTGCAGATTCTTAACCTCGTCCAGTGGGTTGGTTATATCAATTGTATGTCCCCCAGCTACATTTTCACTTGCATCCGATTTAGGAGTGTGTTCTGTTTGAAACAGTGATGACAGAACAACATTCGGAAATGGCGGCAAACATTTGTGTATTATGTGATAGCCTCTGTACCATTTCTCCGCTTCCAGTAACTGGAATGCCCGGAGACTGGCCTCGTTGGAAGCGGCGACAAGCTCCGTCACAACatgcgaaaggagagactcTTCATCCGTTGAAGTCGCCCTGCTGTTGTCCTCAGCTCCACCATGCTGCCCTTGCTTCTGTTCCATCTCCATTTTGTGGAACCCGTTCGCCACCTCCAGCAAGACGCCCAATTTATGGCTGGTTTCAACCTCCAGCAGGACACTCCTGGATAGAGCGTAGAAATATTTCACATCTGTCAACTCGACCGACAAATGTCGCATGCGAAAAACATCCAAAACGTGCTTTGTCTCAGGGTCTTCCTCTATCTGCTCCCGAATTGACCAGTACTCAGATGTCAATTTCATCAGCTTCTGGTGCAGACTAGCGGCTGTGGCGTCGACAATCGTAGACGGGACCTGCGACGCCTTTTCTCCGTGGAGCCTCGACCCTTTTCCCGACACACGATCAGAACTCTGTCCCCCGGCCCCTCGCCTGCTGTCAGTAGACCCCACAATCCCTTTAGAAGCCTCGTGGCCACTCACGGGTCCCCCCCTTCTGGCATCACGCAGTGTGCGTTGTCGCGCTCTGCCGCGTGTCTGCGTCGTTGCCTCCTCTTCACTGCCTATTGATGGAGGCTCAGACTGCACCGGCAGTTCAGTCCTCTGTggccgcttcttctgttttcgttTGCTTATCGCGGATGACGTTTTGGGTCTTGCTCCTGTTCGCAGTGCCTCCTTTGCGGCGGACTCATCGTCCGCCTCGCCGGCCCCAGCGGCATCCTTTCCACCGGCCTCTTCAGACTcagcgtcttctccgccgtccttctctgccccAGCTGGCGGGCCCTGCAAGGCGCCCTGCCCATCGTCGTCTGCCTTTGAGTCACCATCTTCTGCGCGTCTGTCTGTTGCCATTGTCTCTGTGCCTGATGCCACCGTCGTGTCGGTTCTTGTTTCGGAGAAGCCCCCTGGCTGCTGCCCTGCTCCTGTCGTCGTCTGTCTGGACTGGCGCCCGCTagcccctctcttctttcgtttctcgctgctcgTCATTTGTTGCTTGCTGCCCCCCTTGTCCGAGCCTGTTTTCTGACACTGACTCTGATCTACCCCTTCAGGACTGGAACCATCATCGCCTCCCTCAGGGTGCACAACACCGTCAGTCTCAGACACCCCAGCTGATCCTGGACCTTCACCTCCTCTGCCACCACCGTGCACACCCCTGTCATCACTGTCCTGTTGcggttctgcttctttcggAACCCCACCCGTCGCCTCACTCGTCACCCCTGCATCAGTAACGTCTCCGACAGTCTCTTCAATCGCCCGCCTGCCcctgtcttttttcgccttcttcttccccgcctTTTCACCAGTCGATCCTTTGCCTGAGTCACTGCTCAAGCCGCCACCTCCTTGTTTCACCTCTTTTCCCCTCGCCTCGCGACCGTCCACCGgtttgctctccttcttcgcctcctccctttgatccctctccttcttcgccttcttctcctgctcctccttcttcttctccccgccaCCGCTCGACGATCCCTTACCCTTCCTCCGCTTGTCGTCGTCCCGCTCGTCGTCGCCAGGCCGGCGCCCTCCCCCTCCAGCACCCCCCAGTGGCCCTCCGCTAGCACCGGGTTGCCCTGCATCCTCGCCCTGTCCTTTGACGTCCTTCGACGGCTCTCCACCATCGCGTTTCTCAGACCCTGATGGCGTCCCTCCCTGACTGGCGCCCCGTTGCACGGGCGTTCCTGAGGCGCCAAAACCCACTTTTGATATCTGTGGCAGCGGAGGCTTTGGTGGAGGCCTAGAGGGGAGGCTTGGTCTCGCACCTCCTCTCCTATAAGAAGCGGAGCGATCGATGCTTTCGAAGCGGTTGGTGGGCCTTCGTCCTGGCACTCGAGGTCCACTGGGATAATGGTGTCGCTCATCTGAGGCGTCTCGGCTAGTGGCGGACTGTCGACGGGCCGACGATGGTTTCTGTTGTCGTGGCACAGCCACTGCGTTCCCCAGTTGTTGTCGTCCTGCCGCTCTGCTCTTCGGGGGCTCCGACTGTGACCGCGAAGGATGTTTCAGGACATCGCTGTATGATCGCTTGTTGGTCTGACTAGTCGCCCCGTCGCCATCTTCAAATGGTGTCTCTGGTTCACCATTTGGACCCGAAAAGATCTGGCGCCATGCCTCGCTTGTGCTTCGTGCCGACGAAAATGGATTCCAGCCACTTCCCAGTTCGCCTAAACCGACGATTGACATCGCCTCTGCCAGAGGGGAGTTCATGTCTCTGTCACTTTCACCACTCCTGCCCATCGCGAAAAGTGACTGCGCACTCTTCGTCAGTAATTCGATGtcgccctctcctctctgttcctccaAACTACCTGTCTCCATAATTGTTCCCAACGAAAAACCTTGTCTATACCTCGAATAAAGTCCAGAAAGGCCAGGTCTGTTCAGTCTACGGTTCTGTGCCTGCCACGAGTCGCCAGGCGTCAGGGCGCCGTCCCCTCCACTGGCTTCCCGAGGCTGAGGGGGTCGCATGTTTTCTGAAATTGGGGGATGTTGTCCTGCCCCGGTACCCCTCCTAAAATCGCATTTCACTATCGTAGAGCCCTCATCTGCGCGGCCATCTGCATTTCGCTTTTCAGCAGCATCGGCCTGGTTCACTAGGTGACCGTATATTTCCATCAGACGTTGTAGAGCGTCTCTCACTCCGTCGCCGCCGCTCTTGAGCTTGGGCAACGCGTCGGACGCTTCAGCGGCCGCTGCCAGGACAAGGCTAGCTATATTGCGAATCGCGACAGCATCGGGGTCATTATCCGATCTAGACGACTGCGTATGAATGTCGCTGCTCAACGACGACCCAAGAGATGAAGCACCTGAAGAACTTTCTGAAGCCTGGCCGCCTGACGTTTTCGGGGCCAAACCGTCTAGGGCATGTTCAGGTGGTGGAGAGGCGGCCTGAGTCGGCCGTGGTGGCTGACAAAACGGGTGCTTGTTCCCTGTCCGGGATCCCGTATCTCCCGGATATTCACCACTGCCGCCGCTTCCCTCTGACGCCGCCAGACGACGAACCCTGCctgatgaagaagacagtgAGTCTGAAAGCGGGGAGCCAGCTTTCCGGTGCTGCAGGCCAGGAAGGGTTGTGTTTGAACTCAGGCCAGCAGGCCGGGGCGGCAAGACACATCGAGAAAGATATTTGGTAAGATAGATCCCGAGGGTAACAGTCAGAAACACGTACAGAAGTCTAAGCTCCGTACGGCTTTGTCGTCGCGTATCCTGACGACCAGACAATGTAGATTTTGTCAAACGACGACGGCTTCGTCGAGACCCCCCTGTCGCCGGTGAGTCTTGAACTACGGTCTTTAGGTCGGACAACTGGGGGGAGATAGTAGCGTATTGACGTGTCTGCAGAGCTTGAGTTGGAATGACAGTCTGTTCCAATTCTATATGTAGCGCGAGTTCCTTTTCACTAGGCGAAGAATGGGTACTCTTACCAGACCTTAAGCCCGCTGTCTCGGCGTACGCCAAGGATGTTTGCCCCGGGCTGCTCATGGTGAACAACGCCtaggagacgaacgagaccaTGCAACGTTTTCTCACAGCCGTGCTAATCCCACCATCTtcaagacgaaaagaaaccgACTTTAGGGAGAATGACAACCTGCGCTACTTCCCGGCACTCAGGAACTTCGGTTCCGAGGCAGCATCGAGGGTCTGTGCCTCGCGGGCTTTAACTTCTGGCTTTCAGGATGACAGCGTAAGAGCCCGCTACAGAGGTACCAAGTGGGACGATTTAGTGGATTCCTCAACACCCGTAATGGAATACAACGGGATCAAGTGTTGTTTTCATTTGTCGGCTCGCTGGTGGGTCTACGACAGCAACTGCCCGGAGGGTTATGTAGCAGCCCCGCACGGATGCGGGCGCGGCTTGGCTACTCGACGACTCGCGGGAGTAATTTAGTTGAAGGCCCCGCCCGACAGAGCCGTTGGCAGGCTTTTATTGGAAAGGGTTCGGGAGGGTATCGAAATCAGCGAGCAGACTTGTTTTCGAGACGAGTCGATGCGAGCTGGACATAGACCAGAAGAActtggagaagcagaaaatgCATATGGCAATTGGCTTGTCTGCTTGCGTCATCTTGAACACATAAAATCAGACATTCTCGCTTGACTCGCAGGACCATTGCTTGCGGGGCTTTGCCAGGCCTCGAAACACTAGAGGCCGAGGTAACCAACAACCGGTGTCTGCGTCGCTGAATTTATCCGCTGTCAACAATCTGGCTAGCATCAGCAACAAGAAAATGCCAGTATCATCGAGATTGTCAATGTGTAACCCAACGAGCTGGttaaacagagacagccgtCAATACCGCTAGTTTCGCCATAGTCCCTCAAGCAGGATGGTAGCCTATGCATATCTGAGCGTATCTTATGTCCCCTCCGTTCAGTGATAGATACAGTGCTGCCACATAAAAAAGAGAAGTGTGGTCCCTGTCGCGCCGTGACAGGGCGTCCGCATCTAATGTCCGTGTGCCACCTTCTGACCAGCCAAGAAAGATACACATTCTGCTCGATCCCGCGCTATCTTGCCCTTGAAACATGTTCAGCTAATGAATACATCAAACACTTTAATTGTTTCGAGATTCCAAAGCCAGTCTGTTGCATGTTCTCCGCCAGGTCACCAAACTCGCGCGGTGCACTAGCGTCAATATTTCGTTCCACTCAAGGACACACGAGTTCCAATACATCGAAGCTGTCTGCCAGGTAGCCTCATACGAAACGCCGTATGGCAGTTAGCCCCGCGACTTTGCAAGCAGAAAGCTGGCGCACTATTTCGGAGGGTCACGTCTCTCCGAAGGCATCCACGAGGTTGCCTATCACAATGGAAATTGTGGATACGAACCAGGCTTTCCACTAGAGTGCAGATTATGACAACGGCGGTGCCATTCCTTCTTCACGGGCAGCAGCAGCAAGTATGTTCAGCCCACTACTCGCGAGTAGTGGTTTCTCCAACAAAACTCAGATTTCCCCATTCAAATACAACTGCAACCGGGACACGGACCTCTGGGAACACAGAACCAAGGAATATTCACGATACTCTCAATGGCACTCCTGTGGTTACTCGTCCAGCAGATTATATTACGGCAAGACCTAGAAAGCCACTGACAAAGGTAACAGAGCTTCGAGACACTCTCCCTCTCCCACCCAAACGTGCCCTGCTGCAGCGTCAATTAGCCTTAAAAGCATGAAGAAGTTGGGATGCTATACTCACTTCGTAGATAGGAAACTAGGGGCTGATTGATGCTGCTGGCGCTCGCTTGTGCTGGCTAATCTCACGTGCAAGGCATTGCCGCGGTGTGTTCCGAAAACGTAAAATCAAATGACATAGTTTACCTGTCGTACAGAAACGCGCAGAAAGATTCGTTTTGCTGAAAAGAGTAAGTGCTCTTGTCTCGCGAGTAATCGACCTCCCCTCGGCATCGTTCTAACAGTAGACACATGATTTCGCACCGTCTCAAAAGCCGGCTGATAGTACCAACATCTTGGCAAGGCGGAGGCACTGCATTCCTGTCTGTGTCGTCCTTCGCAGAAGCACACATTATACGCTGGGGTGGGGGAAAGAGCGTCACAGTGCCGACTCCTCGTGTCTGATAAGACTCGCATTCCCAGTGAGGTAATGTTATTCTCAAACCCAGTGACGCGCCCCTTGCTCCCTAAGTGCAAGCCCCCCGACCTCCAACACGAGAAGTACTTGTTTGCAACAAAACACTTTAGAGGGGAATTACCTTATCGACCATATAGGGTAAAAGTGATGAAGCATCCTTTGCGTACAATTTAAGTTCCGTCTGCTGCTTACCAGCCCCACTTATCATATGACACGACGATTACATTCCGGGAAACACATCTGTCACTCGAGACCTACAGGATAGAATTTCCTTAGCCCCGAAGTTAGTTTATAATGCACCGTTTGAGAAAGTGTTGAGGCAACGCTTTAGCGATGTTAACCGTTGAAGCTTACAGCCCGGGAAGCAGAGTTAATGCTGGATGCCGCGTCGAGTAGTCCTGCAGCCCACAGCGTAGAGTCGTACGACGGAAAACTGTGTGCAAGTCCGGATTGTCGTGCCTCTCACTAGGTCGTAAGAGCCAAGTGCCACTGCTACGTGGACTGCACTATGTTTCAGGCCATTTCGACAGATACCGTGGTACACAGCCACCTTCGTTGTCACATGTCTTTTCGCAAGCTCATTTCGAATCACATCGACTTCCCCCCCTGCCActgaaagcgagaagacagaggcgctTACTGAAGAGTAGAAGAAAACACCTCTACAATTCTCTATGCACTAAATCCCTCTTTTACTTCTTGCAAAGTGAATCGCGTGCCTTGTCTTCCATTGAGACCCCACGGCCGGGACACAAGGGGCGTGTGATTGGAAGTCGCATCTCGTTCATAAAACAGCAAAAGCAAGCAAGCTATCCTTCTGAATTTTTGCGCACACTTCCTGCCTACGAGCAGAAACGTAATTTTAGGTTTGGAATATGCAAAGGCCTGAACAGtacgacagagagaacttGGAAGGAGACGCTCGAGGTAGCTGCGGTGATGCCCTTCAGACGAGCATTGTTGCGAGTCGCCGCCAATGCCGCCGATGCCGGAACACGTTGACCTTCATTTTGCACTTTCCCATGTTTCATCTTGACACTCCTTTCTAACTTTTCTATTGCTGCTTCAAGAATCTTCGATTCATCACTTCTGGAGAGGCAACAGAGGTATGACCTCCGGCAGTTCCATACTTTTACTGCTGGTGCTGGTGCGTCCTGGCACTGTCGAGCATCCACCGCCGCAAAGGCGTGTGTGTCTCGAACCCCCAGCATAATACGGCCTTGGCTTGATGGACGGCATCCCCCGAATCATAGTGTctgtccctcttcttccgccatTGTGGTTTTTCTTGAGCAACAAAACAACACATATGATCTCCTTTCCTCTAGTTCTGTTTCATGCCCAATTTCTGGACTGTCCTGCTTTAAGCTGTGGACACCGTGGCTCTGTCTCGTAAGATCCCAAAAGAACTTGCTGGACAACCTCCTCGGAGTATGGCTCCCATTTCTTTGTGCTTGAGGCCTGGCACAGACGTGAATCTCTACCAACTGGTCTTCTAtcgcttgtctttttttccaaaCTGTCAGGTACTGAGCTTTCTGGGTACTCGGGTTCCTTTGCGTCCTAATTCGTTTCTCGGCTATGCCGCCGCCGGATTTCACAAAGAGAACTTGTGCGGCGTCTTCGCATCGGTCCGATCGATGCGTTATTCAAATGTGTTCGCTTCCGACAGTCATTTCTCCTTCCTAACAAGAGAActgctttcgcttctccctgtctTTTTGTGTCTGCGCTCATCGTAGTTGGGTCCTCCTCGTTTTTGACCACAGTCTCGATTCATTCTGATGAGACCCGCCAAGACTCGCTGGTCGCTGCCCaccagaaaaagaaactccCTGCAAAAGTTTTGTGAGGGTGTAGCATCCTCAGGGAATGCAGCAGTTTGCACACTTGCCGCCGCCTTGCCCCTTCTGTTTGTCCCTCGTGAGCTGGAGACAGACATATTGCTCGTGGTCTCCAGCCTTTTCAAATACCGAATCGACACTCCGGTGTACCCTAAACCCACTGCGGAGTGATGTCCCCTTTCGCACGTGAAGTTGCCTACGTTTCCATTGCAGCAGTCGTCTGGTCCTCCTCAAGTCTTCCACTCTTGTGCTGAATCTTCTGATCGGTGAAAAAGTCTGCGCTGCCCTTCCATTCGTTTTCGTATCCGTAGGTTCCTGCCTTTTGCTGAGCCCGATCGCTTCCCTAGGCTTTGTTGACGTTTGCGGTAATTCTTTGATTGCCCCAACATCACTCATAGGCCACTTTCCACTGTCttgccgtttttcttcttttgtatGTTCCACAGCAAACGGAAGTATTTTTATTTGCGTCTTTGGGTGTCCGTTGCCTCTCGTTCCCCTTAGTTTTAAGTTTCCCTGCCTACAGTGATAGGAAAATACTTGGCCGGCACGGTCACCATTGGAAAGCCTTTCGCACGCCAAGGGTCATTTTTTCCCTCTGAGCTTCATGCAGCGTTGGTGCATAAACGCACGCTCAGCCTCTCAtttttttgtctttttttctgttgtctgCTCCATTCGATCTACCCTCGTCTTCCGGATTCCGTTCCTCCACCCGTCGTTTGTTCTacccgttttttctccgcgttgcgccttctccatctctctcgccactttgactctcgtcttcttgctTGTCCTAAGGCGGCCTTTTCCATGACTgactttctctctgttctgccGCTCTCCAGGACGGGGTGTTTCTGAAGGACCTCTtgtcgacgcagagaagtggaaggaagatggaaggagaggataagagagagagagatgaagatCAAGCTGAAAAAGACATGGCCAGCACcacagaagaacaggagagggATGACGTGACGGGCCTGCAAAGAGAGCAAATACCGCAAGGAATGaacacaggagagagaggaaggaagtcgagggaCGAGGGCATGCTTGGTGTAGGCTTCCCTTCGGAGGCTGAGCCTGGTCGACCGCAAGACC
This window of the Toxoplasma gondii ME49 chromosome VI, whole genome shotgun sequence genome carries:
- a CDS encoding hypothetical protein (encoded by transcript TGME49_240365), with translation MSRIVWQRTSFSYYVRSRMSIIDAVLPHQLETQFSSCGLTGHLRMLSMCRLQGSQERSILCLPRCCLALEVFVSSESIASLKVMLYTRSGILAFMFSYTPVTSCLRPSSLSRTSFTYGLIGKRQVRLHRIRLTCRLTEHSLLQRCVEYEQVFLCSRELPVTLTTGIPPQRAIIICARFV
- a CDS encoding Toxoplasma gondii family E protein (encoded by transcript TGME49_240370) gives rise to the protein MSSPGQTSLAYAETAGLRSGKSTHSSPSEKELALHIELEQTVIPTQALQTRQYATISPQLSDLKTVVQDSPATGGSRRSRRRLTKSTLSGRQDTRRQSRTELRLLYVFLTVTLGIYLTKYLSRCVLPPRPAGLSSNTTLPGLQHRKAGSPLSDSLSSSSGRVRRLAASEGSGGSGEYPGDTGSRTGNKHPFCQPPRPTQAASPPPEHALDGLAPKTSGGQASESSSGASSLGSSLSSDIHTQSSRSDNDPDAVAIRNIASLVLAAAAEASDALPKLKSGGDGVRDALQRLMEIYGHLVNQADAAEKRNADGRADEGSTIVKCDFRRGTGAGQHPPISENMRPPQPREASGGDGALTPGDSWQAQNRRLNRPGLSGLYSRYRQGFSLGTIMETGSLEEQRGEGDIELLTKSAQSLFAMGRSGESDRDMNSPLAEAMSIVGLGELGSGWNPFSSARSTSEAWRQIFSGPNGEPETPFEDGDGATSQTNKRSYSDVLKHPSRSQSEPPKSRAAGRQQLGNAVAVPRQQKPSSARRQSATSRDASDERHHYPSGPRVPGRRPTNRFESIDRSASYRRGGARPSLPSRPPPKPPLPQISKVGFGASGTPVQRGASQGGTPSGSEKRDGGEPSKDVKGQGEDAGQPGASGGPLGGAGGGGRRPGDDERDDDKRRKGKGSSSGGGEKKKEEQEKKAKKERDQREEAKKESKPVDGREARGKEVKQGGGGLSSDSGKGSTGEKAGKKKAKKDRGRRAIEETVGDVTDAGVTSEATGGVPKEAEPQQDSDDRGVHGGGRGGEGPGSAGVSETDGVVHPEGGDDGSSPEGVDQSQCQKTGSDKGGSKQQMTSSEKRKKRGASGRQSRQTTTGAGQQPGGFSETRTDTTVASGTETMATDRRAEDGDSKADDDGQGALQGPPAGAEKDGGEDAESEEAGGKDAAGAGEADDESAAKEALRTGARPKTSSAISKRKQKKRPQRTELPVQSEPPSIGSEEEATTQTRGRARQRTLRDARRGGPVSGHEASKGIVGSTDSRRGAGGQSSDRVSGKGSRLHGEKASQVPSTIVDATAASLHQKLMKLTSEYWSIREQIEEDPETKHVLDVFRMRHLSVELTDVKYFYALSRSVLLEVETSHKLGVLLEVANGFHKMEMEQKQGQHGGAEDNSRATSTDEESLLSHVVTELVAASNEASLRAFQLLEAEKWYRGYHIIHKCLPPFPNVVLSSLFQTEHTPKSDASENVAGGHTIDITNPLDEVKNLQDSLYEWQSAAESSLSGIEKKWWIPPPDADEARRQHARNVALFAEAVAFMSWTAYTRAQERLNLVDAALSTSDPVTKQKLNDANKLLETLRRTELSNSRICFETFRDLYLETGRANAKNPGNRWDPLPSGHHAPDIRASMAAASASSGEETSEASSPVQSVQPVVSDVTKTNEEQEGDESTT